A stretch of the Massilia varians genome encodes the following:
- the ggt gene encoding gamma-glutamyltransferase yields the protein MNDTKLRATVLALALAFTAQPLLAQDTRQAAPEAATGYTAKAGWPAKKYMVAAANPLAVQAGYQILQQGGSAIDAAIATQLVLTLVEPQSSGIGGGAFLVHYDGRKTQAFDGRETAPSKADERLFQRPDGTPLSRVEGIVGGRSTGAPGVLRMLELAHKEHGKLPWKTLFAPAIRLSEQGFAVSPRLHALLSGDRYLRQDPEAARYFYGNGGQPWPVGHILKNPALAATLREIAEGGADAFYTGRIARDIAAKVQGHPTNPGLLSAADIAAYQPKVRTPVCSDYRAYTVCGMPPPSSGGIAVAQMLGMFETFDMKALAPANGVPGPDAVHVFSEVGRLAYADRNRYAADSDFVPLPGRGVPSLIDKTYLATRAKLVGTRSMGEAPAGKPPGMEMAWHWGKDNAIETPSTSHLSVVDGYGMGLAMTTTVEDAFGSRQMVDGFILNNQLTDFSFASRDADGPIANRVEAGKRPRSAMSPTVVFDRKSGKLVLTVGSPGGPAIINYVAKVLVGTLDWDMNVQQAIAMPNFGSRNGPTELEAGRFPSTTIEALGARGHKVRLGEQTSGLHGIQRIQVHGVPLWYGGADPRREGVAQGD from the coding sequence GTGCAGGCCGGCTACCAGATCCTGCAACAGGGCGGCAGCGCGATCGACGCGGCAATCGCCACCCAGCTGGTGCTGACCCTGGTCGAGCCGCAGTCGTCCGGCATCGGCGGCGGCGCTTTCCTGGTCCACTACGACGGCCGCAAGACCCAGGCCTTCGATGGCCGCGAGACCGCGCCCTCGAAGGCCGACGAGCGCCTGTTCCAGCGTCCCGACGGCACGCCGCTGTCGCGCGTCGAGGGCATCGTCGGCGGCCGTTCGACCGGCGCGCCGGGCGTGCTGCGCATGCTCGAACTGGCGCACAAGGAGCACGGCAAGCTGCCCTGGAAGACGCTGTTCGCGCCCGCCATCCGCTTGTCGGAACAGGGCTTCGCGGTCAGCCCGCGCCTGCACGCGCTGCTGTCCGGCGACCGTTACCTGCGCCAGGATCCGGAGGCCGCGCGCTACTTCTACGGCAACGGCGGCCAGCCCTGGCCGGTCGGCCACATCCTGAAGAACCCGGCGCTGGCCGCCACCTTGCGCGAGATCGCCGAGGGCGGCGCCGATGCCTTCTATACCGGCCGGATCGCGCGCGACATCGCCGCCAAGGTGCAGGGCCACCCCACCAACCCGGGCCTGCTCAGCGCCGCCGACATCGCCGCCTACCAGCCGAAAGTGCGCACCCCGGTGTGCAGCGATTATCGCGCCTACACGGTATGCGGCATGCCGCCGCCTTCTTCCGGGGGCATCGCCGTCGCCCAGATGCTGGGCATGTTCGAGACCTTCGACATGAAGGCGCTCGCGCCGGCCAATGGCGTGCCCGGGCCGGATGCGGTGCACGTGTTCAGCGAAGTGGGGCGCCTGGCCTACGCGGACCGCAACCGCTACGCCGCCGACAGCGACTTCGTGCCGCTGCCCGGACGCGGCGTGCCCAGCCTGATCGACAAGACCTACCTGGCCACGCGCGCCAAACTGGTGGGGACGCGCTCGATGGGCGAGGCGCCGGCGGGCAAGCCGCCCGGCATGGAGATGGCCTGGCACTGGGGCAAGGACAACGCCATCGAGACGCCATCGACCTCGCACCTGTCGGTGGTCGACGGCTACGGCATGGGCCTGGCGATGACCACGACCGTCGAGGATGCCTTCGGCTCGCGCCAGATGGTGGACGGCTTCATCCTCAACAACCAGTTGACCGATTTCTCGTTCGCTTCAAGGGACGCCGACGGCCCGATCGCCAACCGGGTGGAAGCCGGCAAGCGCCCGCGCAGCGCGATGTCGCCCACGGTCGTGTTCGACCGCAAGAGTGGCAAGCTGGTCCTGACGGTCGGTTCGCCCGGCGGCCCGGCCATCATCAACTACGTCGCCAAGGTGCTGGTCGGGACGCTCGACTGGGACATGAACGTGCAGCAGGCGATCGCGATGCCGAACTTCGGCAGCCGCAACGGCCCGACCGAGCTCGAAGCGGGGCGCTTCCCGTCGACCACCATCGAGGCGCTGGGTGCGCGCGGCCACAAAGTGCGCCTGGGCGAGCAGACCTCGGGCCTGCACGGCATCCAGCGCATCCAGGTGCACGGCGTGCCGCTGTGGTACGGCGGGGCCGATCCGCGCCGCGAAGGCGTGGCGCAGGGGGACTGA
- a CDS encoding class I SAM-dependent DNA methyltransferase — protein sequence MPHPSTAAAYDQLAERWLDGVFDGSNGLRQHQRALAFLAPAAGGWALNVGCGCSSRFNRLLRTHGLRIEGVDVSARMLELARAADPEVVLHHADIRDWPLPRSYRFMTAWDSIWHVRLAQQRALMRKLLRALEPGGVFIFSAGGTDEAGEHVDATMGPELRYSTLGIRGLLALIHEADCDCRHLEFDQHPEQHLFVIVQRRA from the coding sequence ATGCCGCACCCGTCGACCGCCGCCGCCTACGACCAGCTGGCCGAACGCTGGCTGGACGGGGTATTCGACGGCAGCAACGGCCTGCGCCAGCACCAACGGGCGCTCGCTTTTCTGGCGCCGGCGGCCGGCGGCTGGGCGCTCAACGTCGGCTGCGGCTGCAGTAGCCGCTTCAACCGGCTGCTGCGCACGCATGGCCTGCGCATCGAAGGCGTCGACGTGTCGGCGCGCATGCTCGAACTGGCCCGGGCCGCCGACCCGGAAGTGGTCCTGCACCATGCCGACATCCGCGACTGGCCGCTTCCCCGCAGCTACCGTTTCATGACGGCGTGGGACAGCATCTGGCATGTCCGCCTGGCGCAGCAGCGCGCCCTCATGCGCAAGCTGCTGCGCGCGCTCGAGCCGGGCGGCGTGTTCATCTTCAGCGCGGGCGGCACGGACGAGGCCGGCGAGCATGTCGACGCGACGATGGGCCCCGAGCTCCGTTACAGCACGTTGGGGATACGGGGCCTGCTTGCGCTCATCCACGAAGCGGACTGCGATTGCCGCCACCTCGAATTCGACCAGCATCCCGAACAACACCTGTTCGTCATTGTGCAACGTCGAGCATGA
- a CDS encoding patatin-like phospholipase family protein: protein MVLTGGGARAAYQAGVMHAIARILADAGRPALRSPFDIICGTSAGALNATALACRADDFSSAVRGLLNVWEGVNAHQVYRADSLGVLRSGARWLSLLSFGWLLRKWHASPPQSLLDNTPLAGLLHRVLDLPRLDAALADGVLHALAITASSYSSGHHITFYQAAREIAPWLRHQRLALSTQISVEHLLASSAIPFIFPAVPLYLGGRREYCGDGSMRQLAPIAPAIHLGAARVLVVGAGRMSERAVDPAPNTGYPSLAQIAGHALSSIFLDSLAADIERLQRVNQTLERVPPEARAALPLRRVELLVIAPSERLDDIALRHVHSLPSPVRTLLGGIGALETRGAALASYLLFEGSYTRELIRLGERDTLARRDDVLAFFPA, encoded by the coding sequence CTGGTCCTCACAGGCGGTGGAGCACGCGCCGCCTATCAGGCCGGCGTGATGCATGCGATCGCCCGCATTCTTGCCGACGCCGGCCGTCCGGCCCTGCGCTCGCCCTTCGACATTATCTGCGGCACCTCGGCCGGCGCGCTCAACGCCACCGCGCTGGCCTGCCGCGCCGACGACTTCAGCAGCGCCGTGCGCGGCCTGCTGAACGTCTGGGAAGGCGTCAACGCCCACCAGGTCTACCGCGCCGATTCGCTGGGCGTGCTGCGTTCGGGCGCGCGCTGGCTGTCGCTGCTGTCCTTCGGCTGGCTGCTGCGCAAGTGGCACGCCTCGCCGCCCCAGTCGCTGCTCGACAACACCCCGCTGGCCGGCCTGCTGCACCGCGTCCTCGACCTGCCGCGCCTGGATGCCGCGCTGGCCGACGGCGTCCTGCATGCGCTGGCGATCACCGCGTCCTCGTATAGCAGCGGGCATCACATCACCTTCTACCAGGCCGCGCGCGAGATCGCGCCCTGGCTGCGACACCAGCGCCTGGCGTTGTCGACCCAGATCAGCGTCGAGCACCTGCTGGCCTCCAGCGCCATTCCCTTCATCTTTCCGGCGGTGCCGCTCTACCTGGGCGGACGGCGCGAATACTGCGGTGACGGCTCGATGCGCCAGCTGGCGCCGATCGCGCCGGCCATCCACCTGGGCGCGGCGCGGGTGCTGGTGGTGGGGGCGGGGCGCATGTCGGAGCGCGCGGTCGACCCGGCGCCGAACACCGGCTATCCGAGCCTGGCGCAGATCGCCGGCCATGCGCTGTCCTCGATCTTCCTCGACAGCCTGGCCGCCGACATCGAGCGCCTGCAGCGCGTCAACCAGACGCTCGAGCGCGTGCCGCCGGAGGCCCGCGCGGCGCTGCCGCTGCGCCGCGTGGAGCTCCTGGTGATCGCGCCGTCCGAACGCCTCGACGACATCGCGCTGCGCCACGTGCACAGCCTGCCGTCGCCGGTGCGCACGCTGCTGGGCGGGATCGGCGCGCTCGAGACCCGCGGCGCGGCGCTGGCCTCCTACCTGCTGTTCGAGGGCAGCTATACGCGCGAGCTGATCCGACTCGGCGAACGCGATACCCTGGCCCGGCGCGACGACGTGCTGGCCTTCTTCCCCGCATGA
- a CDS encoding hybrid sensor histidine kinase/response regulator, translating to MSALLRLFAAALLLVLGAGALAGPLRPTLRFQHLSVAEGLAQETVLAVVQDRDGFMWFGTQHGLSRFDGYRVINYRTVPGKPRSLSNSWVRVLHLDRHGRLWLGTDGGLNLYDPVTQSFTLFVPEETARRGNGNRHINAIIGDGRDGLWIGTNDGLQYFDTTLRRFTTWHHERGNEASLSDDNVNALALDAGGRLWIGTGGGLDSLATGPGAGRARIEHHPSDLGPRGNPVHALMVDGQQRLWIGRLGGLERRVLEGPEAGKLRRFGLEDGIGPWWITTLYRDAANEIWIGTHDDGLLRWRGHEDKFESHRHVVSDRHSLGDNQVASLYRDRLGTFWVGTWYAGVSRVDLGSGGFARIVRRGDLPDTLADNKARALLGDGNKLWVGTATALNHVDPATGEASVYRPDPRNPNSLADLPASALARDGAGRVWIGSRTGLTSFDPVSRRFERLALSGDADANNVRALYASPDGGIWVATRGGLHRLDPATRKTEHWRHDPGKSTSLADDIVRPMLLDRRGRMWIGTFDGLDLMDRASGRFRHFRHDPYDAASLSHDEVHALFEDSRGDVWVGTAVGLNRMVTAADGSVSFVRYTTREGLLDDAVAAILEDGDGRLWVSTTSGISCFDPAANRWRNYTAADGLTEGAFFDSSAVRGPDGILYFGGFNGITAFDPRAIRDNRVAPRPVITGLTIFNRPVEQVLPGALKGPVEHAETVTLPAGASVFSLEFSALHFAAPERNRFAYRLDGFDQDWVYEDAARRFATYTNLDPGTYVFRLRAANKDGVWSEQVAALAITIEPPPWGTPWFRAIAVLLLAALGYLGVRMRMSGLQRQKEQLARQVGARTEQVEQQNRMLERQTEELRDQGQRVRQQSNELARAYRALQENEEFLRQAKQRAEDATRQKSEFLANMSHEMRTPLAGVIGMLGFALRDASLRATTREQIQRGQGNAEALLAIINDLLDFSKIEAGKLSIENIDFDLHAVIRNVASLFEEQAAGKSIGFKVAFEDALPRFVLGDPTRLRQVLVNLVGNAFKFTRSGTVDLRVELRADDQVRGEGWNMVRFTVRDTGIGIPADALPRLFQKFEQADTTTTRRYGGTGLGLAICRQLVALMGGSIAVNSIEGKGSTFSVLVPLADGVEPPHLEQAPRAPHTHRLRILCAEDFATNQIIARTMVEDMGHQIDIADNGLLAVAACARTRYDLVLMDGRMPEMDGATATRLIRAGGTPDARVLDPHLMIVALTANASGEDRARYLACGMDAFLTKPIDEDALHQQISRAIERQLGRGIALAPMPAAEPAAGEPAPASPLAALDAMFGVAPAPTQAPSPDAAAPANAGRRADDLAARLRAAFAADLPRRRTELAAALDSDDLEAAGRVLHGLRGSAAYLGETALGQLCAELEAAADAGDRARLLAGLARLGVQLAVFQPT from the coding sequence ATGAGCGCGCTGCTTCGACTGTTCGCGGCGGCGCTGCTGCTGGTGCTGGGGGCGGGCGCGCTGGCCGGCCCGCTGCGCCCGACCCTGCGTTTCCAGCACCTGTCGGTGGCCGAGGGCCTGGCCCAGGAGACGGTGCTGGCGGTGGTGCAGGACCGCGACGGCTTCATGTGGTTCGGCACCCAGCACGGCCTGTCGCGCTTCGACGGCTACCGCGTCATCAACTACCGCACCGTGCCCGGCAAGCCGCGCTCGCTGTCGAACAGCTGGGTGCGCGTGCTGCACCTGGACCGCCACGGCCGCCTGTGGCTGGGCACCGACGGCGGCCTGAACCTGTACGACCCGGTGACCCAGTCCTTCACCCTGTTCGTGCCGGAAGAGACCGCCCGGCGCGGCAATGGCAACCGCCACATCAACGCCATCATCGGCGACGGCCGCGACGGCCTGTGGATCGGCACCAACGACGGACTGCAGTATTTCGACACCACGCTGCGCCGCTTCACCACCTGGCACCACGAGCGCGGCAACGAAGCGAGCCTGAGCGACGACAACGTCAATGCGCTGGCGCTGGACGCAGGCGGGCGCCTGTGGATCGGCACCGGCGGCGGACTCGACAGCCTGGCCACCGGCCCGGGCGCCGGGCGCGCCCGCATCGAGCACCATCCTTCCGACCTGGGGCCGCGCGGCAATCCGGTGCATGCGCTGATGGTGGACGGCCAGCAGCGCCTGTGGATCGGGCGCCTGGGCGGGCTGGAACGGCGCGTGCTCGAGGGACCGGAGGCGGGCAAGCTGCGCCGCTTCGGCCTCGAGGACGGCATCGGCCCGTGGTGGATCACGACCCTGTACCGCGATGCCGCCAACGAGATCTGGATCGGCACCCACGACGACGGCCTGCTGCGCTGGCGCGGCCACGAGGACAAATTCGAGAGCCACCGCCACGTGGTCAGCGACCGCCACAGCCTGGGCGACAACCAGGTCGCTTCGCTGTACCGCGACCGTCTCGGCACCTTCTGGGTCGGCACCTGGTACGCCGGCGTGTCGCGCGTGGACCTGGGCAGCGGCGGCTTCGCCCGCATCGTGCGCCGTGGCGACCTGCCCGACACCCTGGCCGACAACAAGGCGCGCGCGCTGCTCGGCGACGGCAACAAGCTCTGGGTCGGCACCGCCACCGCGCTCAACCACGTCGACCCGGCCACCGGCGAAGCCAGCGTCTACCGCCCCGATCCGCGCAATCCGAACAGCCTGGCCGACCTGCCGGCCAGCGCGCTCGCGCGCGACGGCGCCGGCCGCGTGTGGATCGGCAGCCGCACCGGCCTGACCTCGTTCGACCCCGTCAGTCGCCGTTTCGAGCGCCTGGCGCTGTCGGGCGACGCCGACGCCAACAACGTGCGCGCCCTGTATGCCTCGCCGGACGGCGGCATCTGGGTCGCCACCCGCGGCGGCCTGCACCGGCTCGACCCGGCCACCCGCAAGACCGAGCACTGGCGCCACGACCCGGGCAAGTCCACCAGCCTGGCCGACGATATCGTGCGGCCGATGCTGCTGGACCGGCGCGGCCGCATGTGGATCGGCACCTTCGACGGCCTCGACCTGATGGACCGCGCCAGCGGGCGCTTCCGCCACTTCCGCCACGATCCCTACGACGCCGCCAGCCTGAGCCACGACGAGGTGCACGCGCTGTTCGAGGACAGCCGCGGCGACGTCTGGGTCGGCACCGCGGTGGGCCTGAACCGCATGGTCACCGCGGCCGACGGATCGGTGAGCTTCGTGCGCTACACCACGCGCGAAGGCCTGCTCGACGACGCGGTCGCGGCGATCCTGGAGGACGGCGACGGCCGCCTGTGGGTCAGCACCACCAGCGGCATTTCCTGCTTTGATCCTGCCGCCAACCGCTGGCGCAACTACACGGCCGCCGACGGGCTCACCGAGGGCGCCTTCTTCGACTCGTCGGCGGTGCGCGGCCCGGACGGCATCCTCTACTTCGGCGGCTTCAACGGCATCACGGCCTTCGACCCGCGCGCGATCCGCGACAACCGGGTGGCGCCGCGCCCGGTCATCACCGGCCTGACGATCTTCAACCGCCCGGTCGAGCAGGTGCTGCCCGGCGCGCTCAAGGGACCGGTCGAGCATGCCGAGACGGTGACGCTGCCGGCCGGCGCCTCGGTGTTCTCGCTCGAGTTCTCGGCGCTGCACTTCGCCGCGCCCGAGCGCAACCGCTTCGCCTACCGCCTCGACGGCTTCGACCAGGACTGGGTCTACGAGGATGCCGCCAGGCGCTTCGCCACCTATACCAACCTGGATCCGGGCACCTACGTGTTCCGGCTGCGCGCGGCCAACAAGGACGGGGTCTGGAGCGAGCAGGTGGCGGCGCTGGCGATCACCATCGAGCCGCCGCCCTGGGGCACGCCGTGGTTCCGCGCGATCGCCGTGCTGCTGCTGGCGGCCCTCGGCTACCTGGGGGTGCGGATGCGCATGTCGGGCCTGCAGCGCCAGAAAGAGCAGCTGGCGCGCCAGGTGGGCGCGCGCACCGAGCAGGTCGAGCAGCAGAACCGCATGCTCGAGCGCCAGACCGAGGAATTGCGTGACCAGGGGCAACGGGTCCGCCAGCAGTCCAACGAATTGGCGCGCGCCTACCGCGCGCTGCAGGAGAACGAGGAATTCCTGCGCCAGGCCAAGCAGCGCGCCGAGGATGCGACGCGCCAGAAGTCCGAGTTCCTGGCCAACATGAGCCACGAGATGCGCACCCCGCTGGCGGGCGTGATCGGCATGCTCGGCTTCGCGCTGCGCGACGCCTCGCTGCGCGCGACCACGCGCGAGCAGATCCAGCGCGGCCAGGGCAATGCCGAGGCGCTGCTGGCGATCATCAACGATCTGCTCGACTTCTCCAAGATCGAGGCGGGCAAGCTGAGCATCGAGAACATCGACTTCGACCTGCATGCCGTCATCCGCAACGTGGCCAGTTTGTTCGAGGAGCAGGCCGCGGGAAAAAGCATCGGTTTCAAGGTGGCCTTCGAGGACGCGCTGCCGCGCTTCGTGCTGGGCGACCCGACCCGCTTGCGCCAGGTGCTGGTCAACCTGGTCGGGAATGCCTTCAAGTTCACCCGCTCGGGCACGGTCGACCTGCGGGTCGAGCTGCGTGCGGACGACCAGGTGCGCGGCGAGGGCTGGAACATGGTGCGTTTCACGGTGCGCGACACCGGCATCGGCATTCCGGCCGATGCGCTGCCGCGCCTGTTCCAGAAATTCGAACAGGCCGACACCACCACCACGCGCCGCTACGGCGGCACCGGCCTGGGGCTGGCGATCTGCCGCCAGCTGGTGGCCCTGATGGGCGGTTCGATCGCGGTCAACAGCATCGAAGGCAAGGGCAGCACCTTCAGCGTGCTAGTGCCGCTGGCCGACGGCGTCGAGCCGCCGCACCTGGAGCAGGCGCCGCGCGCGCCGCATACCCATCGCCTGCGCATCCTGTGCGCCGAGGATTTCGCGACCAACCAGATCATCGCCCGCACCATGGTCGAGGACATGGGGCACCAGATCGACATTGCCGACAATGGCCTGCTGGCCGTGGCCGCCTGCGCCCGCACGCGCTACGACCTGGTGCTGATGGACGGACGCATGCCCGAGATGGACGGCGCCACCGCGACCCGCCTGATCCGCGCCGGCGGCACGCCCGACGCCAGGGTGCTGGACCCGCACCTGATGATCGTGGCCCTGACCGCCAACGCCAGCGGCGAAGACCGGGCGCGCTACCTGGCCTGCGGCATGGACGCCTTCCTGACCAAGCCGATCGACGAGGACGCGCTGCACCAGCAGATCTCGCGCGCCATCGAACGCCAGCTGGGGCGCGGCATCGCGCTGGCGCCGATGCCCGCCGCCGAACCTGCTGCGGGCGAGCCGGCGCCGGCCTCGCCGCTGGCCGCGCTGGATGCGATGTTCGGGGTCGCCCCGGCGCCCACCCAGGCCCCATCGCCCGACGCGGCGGCGCCGGCCAATGCCGGCCGCCGTGCCGACGACCTGGCCGCGCGCCTGCGCGCCGCCTTTGCCGCCGACTTGCCGCGCCGCCGCACCGAGCTGGCGGCGGCCCTGGACAGCGACGACCTGGAAGCGGCGGGCAGGGTGCTGCACGGCCTGCGCGGCAGCGCCGCCTACCTGGGCGAAACCGCGCTCGGCCAGTTGTGCGCCGAGCTGGAAGCGGCCGCCGACGCGGGCGACCGCGCGCGCCTGCTGGCCGGGCTGGCGCGCCTGGGCGTGCAGCTGGCCGTCTTCCAGCCCACGTGA